Proteins encoded within one genomic window of Misgurnus anguillicaudatus chromosome 18, ASM2758022v2, whole genome shotgun sequence:
- the znf395b gene encoding zinc finger protein 395b isoform X1 encodes MAELRSKGLDWVQTGTERQDALIYMQCCGQGKGVSAQEKLNTGQRIERSVDANTQQTTLQTFPRSSGVDLPTYRSPESVEMDEIMAAMVLTSLSCSPVVQSPPQRDLLPGDMECCGGELSDSGSSGYWSWDHGSVSPAPSLSVTEMDRSPSQPTDEGLHMELDQSACEDLEARRYKSLSKEAYRCLWPGCEKVLTSRFGMKRHIRILHLGGGLEQSHREEDFYYTEVSSEDDETAPSSPAPSFSSGAWTSCSSTQSQTTPGCQDKVQSSPLSQSAPSSVWQIHTEHLYQACTPIQVTVSPGSPSLCNWTLPGDVQQKSQIPAPRSRSVSVGEQWLQRNSAPTRSQTISASPSRGHCSFRKGRGEAKKCRKVYGVERRDQWCTACRWKKACQRFPD; translated from the exons ATGGCCGAGTTGAGATCTAAAGGACTGGATTGGGTACAGACAGGCACAGAAAGGCAGGATGCGTTG ATCTACATGCAGTGCTGTGGGCAGGGAAAGGGTGTGAGTGCACAGGAGAAGCTGAATACGGGGCAAAGAATCGAGCGGTCCGTTGATGCCAACACACAGCAAACAACGCTTCAAACCTTCCCACGATCTTCCGGTGTGGACCTACCCACCTACAG AAGTCCCGAGTCAGTGGAGATGGATGAAATCATGGCAGCAATGGTGCTCACCAGTTTGTCCTGCAGTCCGGTGGTCCAAAGCCCTCCGCAGAGGGATCTTCTTCCAG GGGACATGGAATGTTGCGGAGGTGAGCTGTCGGATAGCGGCAGCAGTGGATACTGGAGCTGGGATCATGGGAGTGTAAGCCCCGCCCCCTCCCTATCGGTCACTGAGATGGACAGAAGCCCGAGCCAACCGACAGACGAGGGATTGCACATGGAACTGGACCAATCTGCATGCGAGGATCTGGAGGCCAGGAGGTACAAG AGCTTAAGCAAAGAAGCGTACAGGTGTCTATGGCCCGGCTGTGAGAAAGTCTTAACGTCACGGTTTGGAATGAAGCGGCACATTCGCATTCTTCACTTGGG TGGCGGCTTAGAGCAGTCTCACAGAGAAGAAGACTTCTATTACACAGAGGTTTCTTCTGAAGATGATGAGACTGCACCTTCATCTCCCGCCCCATCGTTCTCCAGCGGGGCCTGGACTTCTTGTAGTTCAACACAAAGCCAAACCACACCAGGATGTCAAGATAAGGTCCAGTCAAGTCCTCTCAGCCAATCAGCTCCGAGCAGCGTGTGGCAAATTCACACTGAACATCTTTATCAG GCCTGCACGCCCATTCAGGTGACGGTATCTCCGGGTTCTCCCTCCTTGTGTAACTGGACCCTGCCTGGtgatgtccagcagaaatctcaG ATTCCAGCACCTCGCAGCCGGTCAGTGAGTGTCGGAGAGCAGTGGCTGCAGCGAAACAGCGCCCCCACCAGATCACAGACAATAAGTGCATCTCCCTCTAGAGGGCACTGTTCATTCAG
- the znf395b gene encoding zinc finger protein 395b isoform X2, with protein MQCCGQGKGVSAQEKLNTGQRIERSVDANTQQTTLQTFPRSSGVDLPTYRSPESVEMDEIMAAMVLTSLSCSPVVQSPPQRDLLPGDMECCGGELSDSGSSGYWSWDHGSVSPAPSLSVTEMDRSPSQPTDEGLHMELDQSACEDLEARRYKSLSKEAYRCLWPGCEKVLTSRFGMKRHIRILHLGGGLEQSHREEDFYYTEVSSEDDETAPSSPAPSFSSGAWTSCSSTQSQTTPGCQDKVQSSPLSQSAPSSVWQIHTEHLYQACTPIQVTVSPGSPSLCNWTLPGDVQQKSQIPAPRSRSVSVGEQWLQRNSAPTRSQTISASPSRGHCSFRKGRGEAKKCRKVYGVERRDQWCTACRWKKACQRFPD; from the exons ATGCAGTGCTGTGGGCAGGGAAAGGGTGTGAGTGCACAGGAGAAGCTGAATACGGGGCAAAGAATCGAGCGGTCCGTTGATGCCAACACACAGCAAACAACGCTTCAAACCTTCCCACGATCTTCCGGTGTGGACCTACCCACCTACAG AAGTCCCGAGTCAGTGGAGATGGATGAAATCATGGCAGCAATGGTGCTCACCAGTTTGTCCTGCAGTCCGGTGGTCCAAAGCCCTCCGCAGAGGGATCTTCTTCCAG GGGACATGGAATGTTGCGGAGGTGAGCTGTCGGATAGCGGCAGCAGTGGATACTGGAGCTGGGATCATGGGAGTGTAAGCCCCGCCCCCTCCCTATCGGTCACTGAGATGGACAGAAGCCCGAGCCAACCGACAGACGAGGGATTGCACATGGAACTGGACCAATCTGCATGCGAGGATCTGGAGGCCAGGAGGTACAAG AGCTTAAGCAAAGAAGCGTACAGGTGTCTATGGCCCGGCTGTGAGAAAGTCTTAACGTCACGGTTTGGAATGAAGCGGCACATTCGCATTCTTCACTTGGG TGGCGGCTTAGAGCAGTCTCACAGAGAAGAAGACTTCTATTACACAGAGGTTTCTTCTGAAGATGATGAGACTGCACCTTCATCTCCCGCCCCATCGTTCTCCAGCGGGGCCTGGACTTCTTGTAGTTCAACACAAAGCCAAACCACACCAGGATGTCAAGATAAGGTCCAGTCAAGTCCTCTCAGCCAATCAGCTCCGAGCAGCGTGTGGCAAATTCACACTGAACATCTTTATCAG GCCTGCACGCCCATTCAGGTGACGGTATCTCCGGGTTCTCCCTCCTTGTGTAACTGGACCCTGCCTGGtgatgtccagcagaaatctcaG ATTCCAGCACCTCGCAGCCGGTCAGTGAGTGTCGGAGAGCAGTGGCTGCAGCGAAACAGCGCCCCCACCAGATCACAGACAATAAGTGCATCTCCCTCTAGAGGGCACTGTTCATTCAG